In one Hemitrygon akajei chromosome 3, sHemAka1.3, whole genome shotgun sequence genomic region, the following are encoded:
- the ncl gene encoding nucleolin isoform X1: protein MVKLVKAGKKQATPKKAAPPPPPEDFEESSSEEESEAEDLPAPPVKKAATPTAKAKATPQSVNKKNGKAVKKESSEDEEDEESEDESEEEKPVTKKAAKLIEKEAEEDDEDEEEDDEEDESEEEAMDTAPAPKVKKVTNEEEEEEEDDDEEDDDEEDDEEEDDDDDEEEGADAVPVKAGKRKKEEQKAATPAKKQKTDSAAFSLFVGNLNSEKNFEELKKALNDFFTKKKLTVAGVRIGGSRRFGYVDFETEEQLEKALKFNGNKVLGQVVKLDKARSKESHQDRDNRTLFVKNLPFKITQDDLKEIFEDAIDIRIPTARDGSGTRGIAYIEFETEATAEMVLKQKQGIDVEGRSIVIDYAGAKSTFNTKSGQAQQGSDTLTINNLAYSATEATLQDIFEKASSIKIPEKNGKPKGYAIVKFESIEDAKEALESHNNTEIEGRNVRIEYNQGQRGGDVSKTLFIRGLSEDTTEETLKEAFEGAANARIVTDRDSGKSKGFGFVDFTSEEDAKAAKELMEDGEIDGCKVTLDFARPKFDSQRGGGGRGFGRGGRGRGGFGGRGRGGRGGGRGGFGGFRGGRGGPQGKKIKFD, encoded by the exons ATGGTGAAATTAGTCAAG GCAGGTAAAAAGCAAGCAACACCCAAAAAGGCTGCACCACCTCCACCCCCAGAAGATTTTGAAGAATCCTCTTCTGAAGAGGAAAGTGAAGCAGAG GATCTGCCAGCACCTCCTGTTAAAAAGGCTGCCACTCCAACTGCTAAGGCAAAGGCAACCCCACAGTCTGTCAACAAAAAGAATGGCAAAGCTGTAAAAAAGGAGAGCAGTGAAgatgaggaagatgaagaatcTG AAGACGAATCTGAAGAAGAAAAACCTGTCACTAAAAAAGCTGCGAAGTTGATTGAAAAAGAAGCAGAAGAGGATGATGAAGATGAGGAAGAGGATGACGAGGAAGATG AATCTGAGGAAGAGGCAATGGATACAGCACCAGCTCCCAAAGTAAAAAAAGTTAcgaatgaggaggaggaggaggaggaggatgatgATGAGGAGGATGATGATGAAGAGGATGATGAAGAGGAGGATGATGATGACGATGAGGAagagggagctgatg CTGTGCCAGTGAAAGcagggaagagaaagaaagaagaacagAAGGCAGCGACACCGGCTAAGAAACAGAAGACCGACAGCG CAGCATTTTCACTTTTCGTTGGAAACCTGAACTCAGAAAAGAACTTTGAAGAATTGAAGAAAGCTCTAAATGACTTCTTCACTAAAAAGAAACTTACAGTCGCAGGTGTCCGAATTGGAGGGAGCAG GAGATTTGGATATGTGGATTTTGAGACTGAAGAACAACTGGAAAAGGCATTAAAGTTCAATGGAAACAAAGTGCTGGGACAGGTAGTCAAACTTGACAAAGCACGCAGCAAGGAAAGCCATCAAG ACAGGGATAACAGAACACTGTTCGTAAAGAATCTTCCATTCAAGATAACTCAGGATGATCTCAAGGAGATTTTTGAAGACGCTATCGACATTAGGATTCCTACTGCTCGTGATGGTTCAGGAACTCGTgg TATTGCGTATattgaatttgaaactgaagctACTGCAGAAATGGTATTGAAGCAGAAACAAGGCATTGATGTTGAAGGTCGTTCCATTGTTATTGATTACGCTGGTGCTAAGAGTACGTTTAACACAAAAAGTGGGCAAGCACAGCAAG GTTCTGATACACTTACAATAAATAATCTGGCATATTCTGCTACTGAAGCAACCCTTCAGGATATTTTCGAAAAAGCGTCATCAATCAAAATACCAGAGAAGAATGGCAAGCCAAAAGG ATATGCAATTGTCAAATTTGAATCAATTGAAGATGCCAAAGAAGCCCTTGAAAGTCACAACAATACAGAAATTGAGGGGAGAAATGTGAGAATAGAATATAATCAAGGACAAAGAGGTGGTGATG TCAGCAAAACATTATTTATTCGTGGCCTTTCTGAAGATACAACTGAAGAAACATTAAAAGAAGCCTTTGAAGGAGCTGCAAATGCAAGAATTGTGACAGACAGAGATTCTGGAAAATCAAAAGG TTTTGGCTTTGTGGACTTCACATCTGAAGAAGATGCAAAAGCAGCTAAGGAATTGATGGAAGATGGAGAAATCGATGGATGCAAAGTTACACTCGACTTTGCTCGGCCCAAGTTTGACAGCCAGCGAGGTGGTGGTGGTCGCGGTTTTGGAAGAGGTGGAAGAGGCAGAGGTGGATTTGGTGGCAGAGGTCGAGGTGGCCGAGGTGGTGGTCGGGGTGGCTTTGGAG GTTTCAGAGGTGGAAGAGGTGGTCCTcagggaaagaaaataaaatttgatTAG
- the ncl gene encoding nucleolin isoform X2: MVKLVKAGKKQATPKKAAPPPPPEDFEESSSEEESEAEDLPAPPVKKAATPTAKAKATPQSVNKKNGKAVKKESSEDEEDEESEDESEEEKPVTKKAAKLIEKEAEEDDEDEEEDDEEDESEEEAMDTAPAPKVKKVTNEEEEEEEDDDEEDDDEEDDEEEDDDDDEEEGADAVPVKAGKRKKEEQKAATPAKKQKTDSAFSLFVGNLNSEKNFEELKKALNDFFTKKKLTVAGVRIGGSRRFGYVDFETEEQLEKALKFNGNKVLGQVVKLDKARSKESHQDRDNRTLFVKNLPFKITQDDLKEIFEDAIDIRIPTARDGSGTRGIAYIEFETEATAEMVLKQKQGIDVEGRSIVIDYAGAKSTFNTKSGQAQQGSDTLTINNLAYSATEATLQDIFEKASSIKIPEKNGKPKGYAIVKFESIEDAKEALESHNNTEIEGRNVRIEYNQGQRGGDVSKTLFIRGLSEDTTEETLKEAFEGAANARIVTDRDSGKSKGFGFVDFTSEEDAKAAKELMEDGEIDGCKVTLDFARPKFDSQRGGGGRGFGRGGRGRGGFGGRGRGGRGGGRGGFGGFRGGRGGPQGKKIKFD; encoded by the exons ATGGTGAAATTAGTCAAG GCAGGTAAAAAGCAAGCAACACCCAAAAAGGCTGCACCACCTCCACCCCCAGAAGATTTTGAAGAATCCTCTTCTGAAGAGGAAAGTGAAGCAGAG GATCTGCCAGCACCTCCTGTTAAAAAGGCTGCCACTCCAACTGCTAAGGCAAAGGCAACCCCACAGTCTGTCAACAAAAAGAATGGCAAAGCTGTAAAAAAGGAGAGCAGTGAAgatgaggaagatgaagaatcTG AAGACGAATCTGAAGAAGAAAAACCTGTCACTAAAAAAGCTGCGAAGTTGATTGAAAAAGAAGCAGAAGAGGATGATGAAGATGAGGAAGAGGATGACGAGGAAGATG AATCTGAGGAAGAGGCAATGGATACAGCACCAGCTCCCAAAGTAAAAAAAGTTAcgaatgaggaggaggaggaggaggaggatgatgATGAGGAGGATGATGATGAAGAGGATGATGAAGAGGAGGATGATGATGACGATGAGGAagagggagctgatg CTGTGCCAGTGAAAGcagggaagagaaagaaagaagaacagAAGGCAGCGACACCGGCTAAGAAACAGAAGACCGACAGCG CATTTTCACTTTTCGTTGGAAACCTGAACTCAGAAAAGAACTTTGAAGAATTGAAGAAAGCTCTAAATGACTTCTTCACTAAAAAGAAACTTACAGTCGCAGGTGTCCGAATTGGAGGGAGCAG GAGATTTGGATATGTGGATTTTGAGACTGAAGAACAACTGGAAAAGGCATTAAAGTTCAATGGAAACAAAGTGCTGGGACAGGTAGTCAAACTTGACAAAGCACGCAGCAAGGAAAGCCATCAAG ACAGGGATAACAGAACACTGTTCGTAAAGAATCTTCCATTCAAGATAACTCAGGATGATCTCAAGGAGATTTTTGAAGACGCTATCGACATTAGGATTCCTACTGCTCGTGATGGTTCAGGAACTCGTgg TATTGCGTATattgaatttgaaactgaagctACTGCAGAAATGGTATTGAAGCAGAAACAAGGCATTGATGTTGAAGGTCGTTCCATTGTTATTGATTACGCTGGTGCTAAGAGTACGTTTAACACAAAAAGTGGGCAAGCACAGCAAG GTTCTGATACACTTACAATAAATAATCTGGCATATTCTGCTACTGAAGCAACCCTTCAGGATATTTTCGAAAAAGCGTCATCAATCAAAATACCAGAGAAGAATGGCAAGCCAAAAGG ATATGCAATTGTCAAATTTGAATCAATTGAAGATGCCAAAGAAGCCCTTGAAAGTCACAACAATACAGAAATTGAGGGGAGAAATGTGAGAATAGAATATAATCAAGGACAAAGAGGTGGTGATG TCAGCAAAACATTATTTATTCGTGGCCTTTCTGAAGATACAACTGAAGAAACATTAAAAGAAGCCTTTGAAGGAGCTGCAAATGCAAGAATTGTGACAGACAGAGATTCTGGAAAATCAAAAGG TTTTGGCTTTGTGGACTTCACATCTGAAGAAGATGCAAAAGCAGCTAAGGAATTGATGGAAGATGGAGAAATCGATGGATGCAAAGTTACACTCGACTTTGCTCGGCCCAAGTTTGACAGCCAGCGAGGTGGTGGTGGTCGCGGTTTTGGAAGAGGTGGAAGAGGCAGAGGTGGATTTGGTGGCAGAGGTCGAGGTGGCCGAGGTGGTGGTCGGGGTGGCTTTGGAG GTTTCAGAGGTGGAAGAGGTGGTCCTcagggaaagaaaataaaatttgatTAG